A stretch of Thermovenabulum gondwanense DNA encodes these proteins:
- the pth gene encoding aminoacyl-tRNA hydrolase produces MHLIAGLGNPGKQYEKTRHNIGFMVLDLIAEELGTVINKIKFKALYSDIYYKEEKLILLKPMTYMNLSGESIKEAVSFYKLPLSSLIVVYDDMDLPLGRIRIKKGGSSGGHKGIESIIYHINSEEFTRVRVGIGKPKPGQDTISHVLGTFQEDEREKAREIIQLAAKAALCVVEKGIENAMNDYNGIKL; encoded by the coding sequence ATGCATTTAATTGCAGGCCTGGGTAATCCGGGTAAACAATACGAAAAAACGAGGCACAACATTGGTTTTATGGTGCTGGACCTTATAGCCGAGGAACTGGGAACGGTAATAAACAAAATTAAATTCAAAGCCCTTTACAGCGACATTTATTACAAAGAAGAAAAATTAATTCTTTTAAAACCCATGACATACATGAATCTGTCGGGGGAAAGCATTAAAGAGGCAGTAAGTTTTTACAAACTGCCTCTTTCCAGCTTAATAGTTGTATACGATGACATGGACCTGCCCCTTGGCAGAATAAGGATAAAAAAAGGGGGCAGCAGCGGAGGGCACAAGGGGATAGAATCCATAATCTACCATATAAATTCTGAAGAATTTACGAGGGTGCGGGTGGGGATAGGAAAACCAAAACCCGGTCAGGATACAATAAGTCATGTTCTGGGCACTTTTCAGGAAGACGAAAGGGAAAAAGCGAGAGAAATTATACAGCTTGCGGCCAAAGCCGCTTTATGCGTAGTAGAAAAAGGCATAGAAAATGCGATGAATGATTACAATGGCATTAAATTATAA
- a CDS encoding ribose-phosphate diphosphokinase, protein MAESKLKIFTGNANPDLAKEIAQILGVNVGDAVVNTFSDGEIQVKINESVRGADVFVVQPLSYPANDHIMELLIMLDALKRASAWRITAVIPYYGYARQDRKIRARDPITAKLIADIISTAGAHRVLTMDLHAGQIQGFFNFPVDHLLAVPILADYFRKKEIEDLVVVSPDLGGVTRARELANRLNASIAIIDKRRPEPNVAEVMNIIGNVKGKTVIIIDDIIDTAGTITLGAEALLERGAKEVFACCTHPVLSGPAIERLRKSEIKEVVVTNTIALDEEKKIEKIKVLSVAPLFAEAINRIHQHLSVSTLFD, encoded by the coding sequence ATGGCGGAGAGCAAGCTTAAGATTTTTACAGGGAATGCCAACCCGGATTTAGCGAAGGAAATAGCCCAGATACTGGGAGTAAATGTGGGCGATGCGGTTGTCAATACCTTCAGCGATGGCGAAATTCAGGTGAAGATAAACGAAAGCGTAAGAGGCGCCGACGTGTTTGTTGTTCAGCCTCTTTCCTATCCTGCTAACGACCACATAATGGAACTTCTGATAATGCTTGATGCTTTAAAAAGAGCGTCGGCCTGGAGGATAACGGCGGTCATACCCTATTACGGTTATGCAAGGCAGGATAGAAAGATCCGCGCAAGGGACCCCATTACGGCAAAACTGATTGCCGATATCATTTCCACTGCCGGAGCCCACAGGGTTTTGACAATGGACCTACATGCAGGGCAGATACAGGGATTTTTTAATTTCCCGGTGGATCACCTGCTGGCAGTACCGATCCTTGCGGATTATTTCAGAAAAAAGGAGATTGAGGACCTGGTGGTTGTGTCGCCGGATTTAGGTGGGGTAACCAGGGCGAGGGAGCTGGCAAACAGGTTAAATGCTTCCATAGCCATTATTGATAAAAGGAGACCGGAGCCCAATGTGGCTGAAGTTATGAACATTATCGGAAATGTCAAAGGGAAAACGGTAATTATTATTGACGATATAATAGATACCGCAGGTACCATTACTCTTGGCGCCGAAGCCTTACTGGAAAGAGGAGCAAAAGAGGTTTTTGCCTGCTGCACTCATCCGGTGCTTTCCGGACCTGCAATTGAAAGATTGAGAAAATCGGAAATAAAAGAAGTTGTAGTGACCAATACCATAGCCTTGGATGAGGAAAAGAAAATAGAAAAAATCAAGGTGCTTTCGGTAGCTCCCCTTTTTGCTGAAGCGATAAACAGAATTCATCAACATCTTTCGGTGAGCACGTTGTTTGATTAA
- a CDS encoding 50S ribosomal protein L25/general stress protein Ctc, translating into MAQVTLKVAERKLNSKGTLRALRRERKIPAVLYGKNIENKYLAVDEMEFLKAIKGHGESVLIDLIFGNEKHTVIIKEIQRDLLNNVINHIDFYKVSMTDKVEVDVPILLKGEPEGVKMGGVLQHQLDELTIEALPQDIPEHIEVDISHLKIGDVLTVKEISLPDKITVLDDPEEIVVAVLAPAVEEEEGAGAAEGEPEVIAKGKEKKQEE; encoded by the coding sequence ATGGCACAGGTTACTCTGAAGGTTGCGGAGAGGAAACTAAATAGTAAGGGCACACTCAGGGCTTTAAGAAGGGAAAGAAAAATTCCTGCGGTTTTGTACGGTAAAAACATAGAAAACAAATACTTAGCGGTGGACGAAATGGAGTTTTTAAAAGCCATTAAGGGGCATGGGGAAAGCGTCCTCATAGACCTTATCTTTGGCAACGAAAAACACACAGTAATTATTAAAGAAATTCAAAGGGATCTACTAAACAACGTTATAAACCACATAGATTTTTATAAAGTTTCCATGACCGATAAGGTAGAGGTGGACGTGCCCATATTATTAAAAGGCGAGCCGGAAGGCGTAAAAATGGGCGGAGTTTTACAGCACCAGCTGGATGAACTTACAATAGAGGCTCTACCGCAGGATATTCCCGAACATATCGAAGTGGATATTTCCCATTTGAAGATAGGAGATGTTCTTACCGTAAAGGAAATAAGCCTTCCCGACAAAATAACCGTGCTCGACGACCCCGAAGAAATTGTGGTAGCGGTTCTCGCACCCGCGGTTGAGGAAGAGGAAGGAGCTGGAGCCGCTGAAGGCGAACCTGAAGTGATAGCAAAAGGTAAAGAAAAGAAACAAGAGGAGTAG
- a CDS encoding dicarboxylate/amino acid:cation symporter, translated as MKKLNLTTKIFIGLIVGIIVGLFFQSAPDAAKTYIKPFGDLFLNLIKMIIIPLVLSSLVVGAASTGDVRRLGRIGVKTIAYYLLTTAFAVTLGLILGNIIDPGFGLTLPANAKVEVNKAPSVVETLLNIIPTNPVKAMVDANMLQIIAFALFLGIGITIAREKGKPVLDFFESLAEVSYKIVGIIMEYAPIGVFALIVPVVAANGPKVLLPLLKVIIAVYLGVALHAGIVYSTLVRIFGKISPAKFFKGAAPAMLVAFTTCSSSATLPVSMDVTEKNLGVSKSVSSFVLPLGATINMDGTALYQGVCALFVAQIFGINLTLSQQLTIILTATLASIGTAGVPGAGLIMLSMVLQSVGLPLEGIALIAGIDRILDMPRTCINVTGDIAGSVVVAATEGELNPDVAKAL; from the coding sequence ATGAAGAAGCTCAATTTAACCACCAAAATTTTTATAGGACTTATAGTTGGTATAATAGTGGGTCTCTTCTTCCAATCTGCGCCCGATGCAGCTAAGACCTATATCAAACCCTTCGGCGACCTATTTCTTAACCTCATTAAGATGATCATCATCCCGCTGGTTCTTTCATCCTTAGTTGTAGGAGCAGCAAGCACGGGTGATGTAAGAAGGCTTGGAAGGATTGGAGTAAAAACCATAGCCTACTACCTTTTGACTACAGCTTTTGCCGTAACCCTTGGCCTAATCCTTGGAAACATTATCGATCCGGGCTTCGGTCTTACTCTTCCGGCTAACGCAAAGGTTGAGGTAAACAAAGCTCCGTCGGTGGTGGAAACCCTTTTAAACATCATTCCGACAAACCCGGTAAAAGCTATGGTAGATGCTAACATGCTTCAAATCATCGCTTTTGCCCTGTTCCTGGGAATAGGAATAACCATTGCCCGGGAAAAAGGAAAACCGGTGCTCGACTTTTTTGAGAGCCTGGCAGAAGTGAGTTATAAAATAGTCGGAATCATAATGGAATACGCTCCCATCGGTGTATTCGCCCTTATCGTCCCCGTTGTAGCCGCCAATGGTCCCAAAGTGCTCCTACCCCTTTTAAAGGTTATAATAGCTGTTTATCTTGGAGTTGCTCTCCACGCAGGCATAGTCTACTCCACCCTTGTGAGGATATTCGGCAAAATTAGTCCGGCAAAATTTTTCAAAGGGGCTGCCCCTGCCATGCTGGTAGCCTTTACCACCTGCAGCAGCTCCGCTACCCTTCCCGTAAGCATGGATGTCACCGAGAAAAACCTTGGGGTTTCAAAATCCGTATCCAGCTTCGTCCTGCCCTTAGGAGCCACCATTAACATGGACGGAACGGCATTGTACCAGGGAGTCTGCGCGCTTTTCGTCGCCCAGATTTTCGGAATTAACCTAACCCTATCCCAGCAGCTTACCATTATTCTAACCGCCACCCTTGCATCCATAGGAACTGCCGGTGTTCCCGGTGCCGGCCTTATAATGCTATCCATGGTGCTGCAGTCGGTAGGTCTCCCCTTAGAAGGTATTGCATTGATTGCCGGTATTGACAGGATATTAGATATGCCCAGGACCTGCATCAACGTAACCGGTGATATTGCCGGCTCCGTGGTGGTTGCGGCTACCGAAGGAGAACTTAACCCGGACGTAGCTAAAGCACTATAA
- the glmU gene encoding bifunctional UDP-N-acetylglucosamine diphosphorylase/glucosamine-1-phosphate N-acetyltransferase GlmU — protein MGEFSAVILAAGEGTRMKSNTPKVLHKICGYPMLHYVVNCAREAGADKIVVVVGRGAEEVKKAFENENVKFVLQPEQKGTGHALMQAEEAVKGSKYIMVLYGDMPLIKPQTLKNLFNFHIEHQPAATVLTCEFDNPYGYGRIIKKEGRVVAIREEKDAKKEEKLIKEINSGIYCFETEKVFSALKNVKNENRQGEYYLTDVVEIFNNEGEKVLAFKTENPNEVHGINDRVQLAKARALMQREIVENLMRDGVTFINPESCVVDARVKIGRDTVVYPGAVIEGETQIGESCLILGNSVIRDSKIGNNVEILSSFVVESEIGDGVKIGPFANLRPGTRLSSHVKIGDFVEVKNSTVGEGTKIPHLSYVGDAEIGAGVNIGAGVIFVNYDGYKKHKTVVQDNAFIGCNSNLIAPLKIEEGAYVAAGSTLTKDVPGKALAIARAKQENKPGWVEKRKKIFEGGKTNGGEQA, from the coding sequence ATGGGTGAATTTTCTGCGGTTATCCTGGCTGCGGGTGAAGGGACGAGGATGAAATCGAATACTCCAAAGGTTTTACATAAAATCTGCGGTTATCCCATGCTGCATTACGTGGTAAACTGTGCAAGAGAGGCCGGAGCGGATAAAATAGTGGTGGTAGTGGGGAGAGGAGCTGAAGAGGTAAAAAAAGCCTTTGAAAATGAAAATGTAAAGTTCGTTCTGCAACCGGAACAAAAGGGTACGGGACACGCTTTAATGCAAGCAGAGGAAGCGGTTAAGGGCAGCAAATATATAATGGTTTTATACGGCGATATGCCCCTTATAAAACCCCAAACCTTGAAAAACCTCTTCAATTTTCACATAGAACATCAGCCTGCAGCTACGGTTTTGACGTGCGAATTTGATAACCCTTATGGGTACGGAAGGATTATAAAAAAAGAGGGCAGGGTGGTAGCCATAAGGGAGGAAAAGGATGCAAAAAAAGAGGAAAAACTAATAAAAGAGATAAATTCGGGAATATACTGTTTTGAAACGGAAAAGGTTTTTTCAGCATTGAAGAATGTTAAAAACGAAAATCGCCAGGGAGAATATTACCTTACCGATGTGGTGGAGATATTTAACAATGAGGGAGAAAAGGTACTGGCCTTTAAAACAGAAAACCCAAATGAGGTTCACGGGATAAACGACCGGGTGCAACTTGCAAAAGCCCGGGCATTAATGCAAAGAGAAATAGTGGAAAATTTGATGAGGGATGGAGTTACCTTTATCAATCCGGAAAGCTGTGTCGTGGATGCAAGGGTGAAAATAGGGAGGGATACGGTTGTTTATCCCGGTGCGGTTATTGAAGGGGAAACCCAAATAGGAGAAAGCTGCTTAATCCTGGGTAATAGCGTAATAAGGGATTCAAAAATTGGCAACAATGTGGAAATATTATCCAGCTTTGTGGTGGAAAGCGAAATAGGGGACGGAGTAAAAATAGGGCCTTTTGCCAACCTGAGACCGGGCACCAGACTTTCCTCCCACGTAAAAATTGGGGATTTTGTTGAAGTAAAGAACAGCACCGTAGGAGAGGGCACAAAAATTCCTCACCTTTCTTATGTGGGGGATGCGGAAATAGGAGCGGGAGTGAATATTGGCGCCGGGGTAATTTTTGTCAATTATGATGGATACAAAAAACATAAGACGGTGGTTCAGGATAATGCTTTCATAGGGTGCAACTCCAATCTCATTGCCCCTTTAAAAATAGAAGAAGGCGCCTATGTGGCGGCGGGTTCCACCCTGACCAAGGATGTGCCCGGCAAAGCCTTAGCAATTGCCAGAGCTAAGCAGGAAAATAAGCCGGGGTGGGTAGAAAAAAGAAAGAAGATTTTTGAAGGAGGAAAAACAAATGGCGGAGAGCAAGCTTAA